One Brassica napus cultivar Da-Ae unplaced genomic scaffold, Da-Ae ScsIHWf_505;HRSCAF=762, whole genome shotgun sequence DNA segment encodes these proteins:
- the LOC125604268 gene encoding uncharacterized protein LOC125604268 yields MTSVAVHQSVFQKKGSPNCHPEALGCSGSLRRSMTMLTSLSFQIQDPAGPTEVQDQAGSLQFRSLGQNQTGLTISTCDLGSDTSPSSAGSERDMGDVNANAVPTQADINAQLMEQRNRPNDPLPRRRNHPYLEDPRLFSDEDSSDSEPPDREEPRPAHAGREGRREHRIQGDGSPIRRRRREDEVPWQGGKDLKLNPPTFAGKVNPDAYVEWERRMEYIFEYYNYSEARKIALAAAQLTENALSWWDREVSETGRVDRVETWEEMRSKLRTRYVPAYYQRDLQKRFRKLSQGTRTVEEYYEEFESLRNKLKTRETQETMMAQFMDGLQDRIAQKVERQQYETFHDLLHFAVQAEQHIKRKNASTARGKGTWTQPASKGVDVGKSVDVENRFKKNQTEPSKSGPSDHGKTQGQNQRTRDITCFKCQRKGHYARDCPNKRVMILKADGEYESQDEAEVETMVSDEEVVDYAETGELLVTRRSLSALFDPETVQRENIFHTRCSVEQKVCSLIIDGGTCTNVASKYLVDKLGLAKTPHPRPYRLKWLNDETELRIAEQVVVSFSIGKYHDQVKCDVVPKQAGRILLGRPWQFDKETIHHGRTNVYSFSHNNKKHSLAPLSPQEVYEMQQAMDYASKVRIEATELPGEVQGLMEQYKDVFPDEIPAGLPPIRGIEHQIDFVPGAPLPNRAAYRVYPEEAKELERQVQDLMDKGYIRESLSPCAVPVLLVPKKDGTWRMRVDCRAINNITIKYRYRIPRLDDMLDELSGSVVFSKIYLRSGYHQVRMKEGDEWKTAFKTKQGLYEWLVMPFGLTNAPSTFMRLMNQVLRPFIGKFVVVYFDDILIYSHCLDDHLRHLEQGPKVDEEKIKAIQDWPTPTTIGHVRSFHGLASFYRRFVKDFSTIAAALTSVIKKNVSFIWGPAQEESFNKLKYSLTHAPVLTLPNFDKTFEIECDASGTDHETLKHIRGQTTLKRRHAKLLEFVETFPYVIKYKKGKDNVVADALSRRHTLISTMEAKIMGFEFIKDSYATDLDFQEAFRKTTQGAFGVYYQHEGFLFKEKKLCIPKGSMRELLVREARGGGLMGHFGRDKTLSVLTDHFFWPNMKRDVENLCAKCIVCLKIKSRFSKTAHFIACDKTNDATQTADLFFKEVVRLHGIPRTIVSDQDSKFLSHLWKTLWGKIGTKLLFSTTCHPQTDGQTEVVNRTLSQLLRATVGKNLRNWLSCLPFIEFAYNHARHSATELSPFEVVYGFQHEMPLDMSELPKSMFCSREGATKAEFVKNMHRRVREKLEAKAAKVKARLDQKRKERFPEERKSKLSPRGTGPFRVVEKINDNAYKLELPDDGDLRPEPFQGGGNDAAIQVEVPIVTSGPTTRSGAKAIRLGFSKAVQQILDQDEELLIEEMVQLKIQDPAGPIEVQDQAGSLQFRSLGQNQTGLTISTCDLGSDTSPSSAGSE; encoded by the exons atgacgtccgtggctgtccaccagAGCGTTTTCCAGAAGAAAGGAAGTCCAAACTGTCACCCCGAGGCACTGGGCTGTTCCGGGTCcttgagaagatcaatgacaatgcttaCAAGCTTGAGCTTCCAG attcaagatccaGCCGGTCCAACAGAGGTTCAAGACCAAGCCGGTTCCCTCCAATTCAGATCTCTCGGCCAGAACCAAACCGGCCTAACCATCTCTACATGTGATCTCGGTTCAGACACCTCCCCAAGCTCAGCCGGTTCTGA GAGAGACATGGGAGATGTCAATGCTAATGCTGTTCCAACCCAAGCTGACATCAACGCACAGCTAATG GAACAACGCAACCGTCCCAATGATCCGCTTCCTAGGAGAAGGAACCATCCTTACTTGGAAGATCCACGGTTGTTCTCTGATGAGGACAGTTCAGATTCTGAACCACCTGATCGAGAAGAGCCTCGACCCGCCCACGCCGGACGAGAAGGCCGACGAGAGCATCGGATCCAAGGAGATGGGAGTCCAATCAGGAGGAGACGCCGAGAGGATGAAGTCCCTTGGCAAGGAGGAAAGGACCTCAAGCTTAACCCACCAACCTTTGCTGGAAAGGTCAACCCGGACGCCTACGTTGAATGGGAAAGGCGCATGGAATACATCTTCGAGTACTACAACTACTCTGAGGCCAGGAAGATAGCCTTAGCCGCGGCCCAACTGACCGAGAACGCTCTATCTTGGTGGGACAGAGAAGTGTCCGAGACCGGCCGAGTCGATAGAGTTGAGACTTGGGAAGAGATGCGATCCAAGCTTCGCACAAGGTATGTTCCTGCTTATTATCAACGAGACTTACAGAAACGTTTTCGTAAATTGTCTCAGGGAACGCGGACTGTAGAAGAGTACTATGAGGAGTTTGAGTCCCTCAGGAACAAGCTCAAGACACGCGAGACGCAAGAGACCATGATGGCTCAGTTCATGGATGGGTTACAAGACCGCATTGCCCAAAAGGTGGAGCGCCAGCAGTATGAGACCTTCCACGACCTGCTTCACTTTGCCGTCCAGGCCGAACAACACATCAAACGGAAGAACGCATCCACAGCCAGAGGCAAAGGAACATGGACGCAACCGGCCTCCAAAGGAGTGGACGTGGGCAAGTCCGTGGATGTGGAGAACCGGTTCAAGAAAAATCAGACTGAACCGTCCAAGTCTGGCCCATCCGACCATGGTAAGACCCAAGGTCAAAATCAACGTACCCGTGACATTACTTGTTTTAAATGTCAGAGAAAGGGACACTATGCCAGAGATTGCCCCAACAAGCGTGTAATGATCCTCAAGGCTGATGGTGAGTATGAATCCCAAGACGAGGCAGAAGTTGAGACCATGGTTTCTGATGAAGAGGTAGTCGATTATGCTGAGACCGGAGAGCTACTGGTTACCAGACGATCTCTCAGTGCTCTCTTCGATCCTGAAACCGTTCAAAGAGAAAACATCTTTCATACAAGATGTAGCGTGGAACAAAAGGTATGTAGCTTGATCATAGATGGTGGTACTTGTACTAACGTGGCCAGCAAGTATCTTGTTGATAAGCTAGGTTTGGCCAAGACGCCCCATCCGCGGCCATATCGGCTcaagtggctcaatgatgagactgagCTCCGGATAGCCGAGCAAGTGGTTGTGTCTTTCAGTATTGGTAAATACCATGATCAGGTCAAGTGTGACGTTGTGCCTAAGCAAGCCGGCCGCATACTTCTAGGACGGCCATGGCAGTTCGATAAGGAGACCATTCATCATGGCCGGACCAATGTCTATAGCTTCagccacaacaacaagaagcacagcctagcACCTCTAAGTCCTCAAGAGGTTTATGAGATGCAACAAGCAATGGATTATGCCAGCAAGGTAA GGATTGAGGCCACGGAGTTACCAGGCGAAGTACAAGGCCTCATGGAGCAATATAAGGACGTCTTTCCTGATGAGATCCCAGCCGGCCTACCTCCTATCCGAGGCATAGAACATCAGATCGATTTTGTGCCAGGCGCACCCTTGCCAAACCGAGCGGCCTACCGAGTTTACCCAGAAGAAGCCAAGGAGTTGGAGagacaggtccaagacctcatggaTAAGGGTTACATCCGGGAGAGTCTTAGTCCGTGTGCTGTTCCGGTTctattggttccaaagaagGATGGAACATGGCGCATGCGTGTGGACTGCCgggccatcaacaacataaccatcaaaTATCGGTACCGAATACCTAGACTAGATGATATGCTGGATGAACTAAGTGGGTCTGTTGTGTTCTCTAAGATTTATCTCAGGAGTGGATACCACCAAGTTCGAATGAAGGAGGGAGACGAGTGGAAGACAgccttcaagaccaagcaaggtctATACGAATGGCTGGTCATGCCGTTTGGCCTCACCAACGCCCCCAGCACCTTCATGAGACTCATGAACCAGGTTCTTCGACCTTTCATAGGGAAATTTGTggttgtgtactttgatgacATACTGATCTATAGCCACTGTTTAGATGACCACCTTAGACACCTTGAACAA GGCCCGAAGGTAGAtgaagagaagatcaaggcgaTCCAAGACTGGCCTACACCTACCACCATTGGCCATGTTCGCAGTTTCCACGGCCTGGCCAGTTTCTATCGGCGGTTCGTCAAGGATTTCAGCACCATAGCCGCTGCCTTGACCtctgtgatcaagaagaacgtaTCCTTTATTTGGGGACCAGCCCAAGAAGAGTCTTTTAacaagcttaaatatagtttgaCTCATGCACCTGTCCTTACTCTGCCGAACTTCgataaaacttttgagattgaatgtgatgcttcagggacAG atcatgagacgCTTAAACACATAAGAggacagaccacactcaagaggAGGCACGCCAAATTGTTGGAGTTTGTGGAGACTTTTCCTTATGTGATTAAGTATAAGAAGGGCAAAGACAATGTGGTGGCTGATGCCCTATCCCGGAGACATACTCTTATCTCGACCATGGAAGCtaagatcatgggttttgaATTCATTAAAGATTCTTATGCCACTGACCTTGATTTTCAAGAAGCTTTCAGGAAAACCACACAAGGAGCATTCGGTGTTTATTACCAGCATGAAGGTTTCTTGTTCAAAGAAAAGAAGTTATGCATTCCCAAAGGCTCGATGAGGGAACTGCTGGTTCGGGAGGCTCGTGGTGGCGGCCTCATGGGACATTTTGGCCGAGACAAGACCCTAAGTGTCCTGACCGAccatttcttttggccaaacATGAAACGAGATGTGGAGAACCTATGCGCCAAATGCATTGTCTGTCTCAAGATAAAATCCAG gttctccaagacgGCTCACTTCATAGCTTGTGACAAAACCAATGACGCTACCCAGACAGCCGATCTGTTCTTTAAAGAGGTGGTACGTCTCCATGGTATTCCGCGAACCATTGTGTCCGACCAAGACTCTAAGTTTCTAAGTCATTTATGGAAGACACTATGGGGTAAGATCGGTACAAAGCTATTgttctcgaccacttgccatccACAAACGGACGGCCAAactgaggtagtaaaccgtacactctctcaGTTGCTGAGAGCTACGGTCGGTAAGAACTTGAGGAACTGGTTATCCTGTTTACCGTTTATTGAGTTCGCTTACAACCATGCTAGACACTCTGCCACTGAACTTTCTCCTTTTGAAGTTGTTTATGGTTTTCAGCATGAGATGCCTTTAGACATGTCCGAACTGCCAAAGTCTATGTTCTGCAGCCGAGAAGGTGCAACTAAGGCCGAGTTCGTTAAGAACATGCATCGGAGGGTTCGAGAGAAGTTAGAGGCAAAGGCGGCCAAGGTCAAAGCCCGTCTCGACCAGAAGAGAAAGGAG CGTTTTCCAGAAGAAAGGAAGTCCAAACTGTCACCCCGAGGCACTGGGCCGTTCCGGGTCgttgagaagatcaatgacaatgcttaCAAGCTTGAGCTTCCAG ATGATGGTGATCTGAGGCCAGAACCTTTTCAAGGGGGAGGGAATGATgcggccatccaagtagaggttcccatagttacTAGTGGTCCAACTACCCGGAGTGGAGCCAAGGCCATAAGACTTGGATTCTCTAAAGCTGTCCAACaaatccttgatcaagatgaaGAGCTGCTGATTGAAGAGATGGTCcaattgaagattcaagatccaGCCGGTCCAATAGAGGTTCAAGACCAAGCCGGTTCCCTCCAATTCAGATCACTCGGCCAGAACCAAACCGGCCTAACCATCTCTACATGTGATCTCGGTTCAGACACCTCCCCAAGCTCAGCCGGTTCTGAGTAA